The proteins below come from a single Cervus elaphus chromosome 4, mCerEla1.1, whole genome shotgun sequence genomic window:
- the IL17C gene encoding interleukin-17C, whose protein sequence is MPPTPAPPASCTELLQASRRQVNHQGRIQEPGAQSPAPAAMLLPGLLLLLWLPASLTRHGPSLRVGAHPHPQSPGTPHCYSAEELPLGHAPPHLLARAAKWEQALPVALVSSLEAVGRRRRHVGVPAGTQCPVLQPGEVLEADVHQRSISPWRYRVDTDESRYPQKLAFAECLCRGCISAKTGRETAALNSVPLVQSLLVLRRRPCSRDTTGVPTPGAFAFHAEFIRVPVGCTCVLPRSAR, encoded by the exons atgccccccaccccagcacccccAGCCAGCTGCACAGAGTTGCTACAG GCCAGCCGCCGCCAGGTCAACCACCAGGGACGCATTCAGGAGCCGggagcccagagcccagcccCTGCTGCGATG CTCCTCCCTGGCCTCCTGCTTCTGCTCTGGCTTCCCGCCAGCCTGACTCGCCACGGCCCCTCACTCCGGGTGggggcccacccccacccccagagccctGGGACCCCACACTGCTACTCCGCCGAGGAGCTGCCCCTGGGCCACGCCCCCCCACACCTGCTGGCCCGAGCTGCCAAGTGGGAGCAGGCATTGCCAGTGGCCCTGGTGTCCAGCCTGGAGGCGGTGGGCCGCAGGAGGAGGCACGTGGGGGTCCCGGCCGGGACTCAGTGCCCCGTGCTGCAGCCAGGGGAGGTGCTGGAAGCTGACGTCCACCAGCGCTCCATCTCGCCCTGGAGATACCG CGTGGACACGGATGAGAGCCGCTACCCACAGAAGCTGGCCTTCGCCGAGTGCCTGTGCCGGGGCTGTATCAGCGCCAAGACGGGCCGCGAGACGGCTGCACTCAACTCGGTGCCACTGGTCCAGAGCCTCCTGGTACTACGCCGCCGGCCCTGCTCCCGGGACACCACGGGGGTGCCCACACCTGGGGCCTTCGCCTTCCACGCTGAGTTCATCCGTGTGCCCGTGGGCTGCACCTGTGTCCTGCCCAGGTCAGCCCGGTGA
- the LOC122691630 gene encoding cytochrome b-245 light chain, with protein MGQIEWAMWANEQALASGLILITGGIVATAGQFTQWYLGAYSIAAGVLVCMLEYPRGKRSKGSTMERCGQKYLTRVVKLFGPLTRNYYIRAFLHLGLAVPAGFLLATILGTACLAIASGIYLLAAIRGEQWSPIEPKLKERPQIGATIKQPPSNPPPRPPAEARKKPSEEEAAGVSPGGPQENPMPVTDEVV; from the exons ATGGGGCAGATCGAATGGGCCATGTGGGCCAACGAGCAGGCGCTGGCGTCCGGCCTGA TCCTTATCACCGGGGGCATCGTGGCCACGGCCGGTCAGTTCACCCAGTGGTACCTGGGCGCCTACTCCAT AGCAGCGGGTGTATTGGTCTGCATGCTGGAGTACCCCCGGGGGAAGAGGAGCAAGGGCTCCACCATGGAGAGGTG TGGACAGAAGTACCTGACCAGAGTGGTGAAGCTGTTCGGGCCCCTCACCAGGAACTACTACATCCGGGCCTTCCTGCACCTTGG GCTGGCGGTACCTGCTGGCTTCCTGCTCGCCACCATCCTGGGGACAGCCTGCTTGGCCATCGCAAGCGGCATCTACCTGCTG GCGGCCATCCGTGGGGAGCAGTGGAGCCCCATCGAGCCCAAACTCAAGGAGCGGCCGCAGATTGGGGCCACCATCAAGCAGCCGCCCAGCAACCCTCCACCCCGGCCTCCGGCCGAGGCCCGCAAGAAGCCGAGTGAGGAGGAGGCGGCAGGGGTCTCCCCGGGTGGCCCCCAGGAAAACCCCATGCCAGTGACCGATGAGGTCGTGTGA
- the MVD gene encoding diphosphomevalonate decarboxylase has protein sequence MASEKPTVVVTCTAPVNIAVVKYWGKRDEELILPINSSLSVTLHQDQLKTTTTAAISRDFTEDRIWLNGREEDVGQPRLQACLREIRRLARKRRSDGLEDPLPLSLSYKVHVASENNFPTAAGLASSAAGYACLAYALARVYGVDSDLSEVARRGSGSACRSLYGGFVEWQMGERPDGKDSIARQVAPESHWPELRVLILVVSAERKPMGSTAGMQTSVETSALLKFRAEALVPARMAEMTRCIRERDFQAFGQLTMKDSNQFHATCLDTFPPISYLSDTSRRIIQLAHRFNAHHGRTKVAYTFDAGPNAVIFTLDDTVAEFVAAVRHSFPPESNGDKFLKGLPVEPVLLSDELKATLGMDPIPGGIRYIIATQVGPGPQVLDDPGAHLLGPDGLPKPAA, from the exons ATGGCCTCAGAGAAGCCGACAGTGGTGGTGACTTGCACCGCGCCCGTCAACATCGCGGTCGTCAAGTACT GGGGAAAGCGAGATGAGGAGCTGATCCTGCCCATCAATTCCTCTCTGAGCGTCACGTTGCACCAGGATCAG TTAAAAACCACCACGACGGCCGCCATCAGCAGGGACTTCACGGAGGACCGGATTTGGCTGAACGGCCGGGAGGAGGATGTGGGGCAGCCTCGCCTCCAGGCCTGCCTGAGGGAGA TCCGCCGCCTGGCCCGCAAACGGAGGAGCGACGGCCTTGAGGACCCACTGCCTCTCAGCCTCAGCTACAAGGTTCACGTGGCCTCGGAGAACAACTTCCCCACGGCCGCAGGCCTGGCCTCCTCGGCTGCAGGCTATGCCTGCCTAG CCTACGCCCTGGCCCGGGTCTATGGGGTGGACAGCGATCTGTCGGAAGTGGCCCGCAGGGGCTCGGGCAGTGCCTGCCGCAGCCTATACGGTGGCTTCGTGGAGTGGCAGATGGGGGAGCGCCCCGACGGGAAGGACAGCATTGCCCGTCAGGTGGCCCCCGAGTCACACTGGCCGGAGCTACGAGTCCTGATCCTCGTG GTGAGTGCCGAGAGGAAGCCAATGGGCAGCACGGCAGGCATGCAGACCAGTGTGGAGACCAGTGCCCTGCTCAAG TTCCGGGCGGAGGCACTGGTGCCAGCGCGCATGGCTGAGATGACCCGCTGCATCAGGGAGCGTGACTTCCAGGCCTTTGGCCAGCTGACCATGAAGGACAGCAACCAGTTCCACGCCACCTGCCTGGACACCTTCCCGCCCATCTCCTACCTCAGTGACACATCCCGGCGCATCATCCAGCTGGCGCACCGCTTCAACGCTCACCATGGGCGGACCAAG GTGGCATACACTTTTGATGCGGGTCCTAACGCCGTGATCTTCACCCTGGATGACACTGTGGCTGAGTTTGTGGCTGCTGTGAGGCACAGCTTCCCCCCTGAGTCGAACGGAGACAA GTTTCTGAAGGGGCTGCCCGTAGAGCCCGTCCTGCTCTCAGATGAGCTTAAAGCCACGCTGGGCATGGACCCCATCCCCGGCGGCATCAGATATATCATCGCCACCCAG GTGGGACCTGGGCCTCAGGTCCTGGACGACCCTGGTGCTCATCTCCTGGGTCCTGATGGTCTGCCAAAGCCAGCTGCCTGA
- the SNAI3 gene encoding zinc finger protein SNAI3 produces MPRSFLVKTHSSHRVPNYGQLETQRDASGACSACGGLVVPFVLPDKAAPPTSGDPPRPWDFTSVVAHVSLPLPTFLCNEEAGRASGPGPLEVSLEDPRAGRAPSAPLRDSVNHLNLPPLLALPTRWPSILNADGAQVPGCCLPGAERAPRTPGGFPCRKSFQVPAALAGHQQLHCHLQAQRCFTCKFCDKEYGSLGALKMHIRTHTLPCLCAVCGKAFSRPWLLQGHLRTHTGEKPYTCPHCSRAFADRSNLRAHLQTHSDTKKYRCKRCAKTFSRMALLARHEEAGCCAP; encoded by the exons ATGCCGCGCTCCTTCCTCGTGAAGACGCACTCCAGCCACAGGGTCCCCAACTACGGGCAGCTGGAGACGCAGAGAG ATGCCAGTGGTGCCTGTTCGGCCTGCGGGGGGCTGGTGGTGCCCTTCGTGCTCCCAGACAAGGCAGCCCCGCCCACATCTGGCGACCCTCCCCGGCCCTGGGACTTCACCTCCGTCGTCGCCCAcgtctccctgcccctccccacgtTCCTGTGTAATGAGGAAGCTGGCAGGGCCTCGGGGCCAGGCCCCCTGGAAGTCAGCCTGGAGGACCCTCGGGCTGGCCGGGCCCCCAGCGCACCTCTCAGAGACAGCGTGAACCACCTCAACCTGCCCCCGCTGCTGGCTCTGCCCACGCGCTGGCCCTCGATCCTGAACGCAGACGGGGCCCAGGTTCCGGGCTGCTGCCTGCCGGGGGCCGAGCGGGCCCCCCGCACCCCGGGGGGCTTCCCTTGCCGTAAGTCCTTCCAAGTGCCGGCCGCCCTGGCCGGGCATCAGCAGCTGCACTGCCACCTGCAGGCCCAGCGCTGCTTCACCTGCAAGTTCTGCGACAAGGAGTACGGCAGCCTGGGCGCCCTCAAGATGCACATCCGCACGCACACGCTGCCCTGCCTCTGCGCCGTCTGCGGAAAGGCCTTCTCCAGGCCCTGGCTGCTCCAGGGCCACCTCCGGACCCACACAG GTGAGAAGCCCTACACCTGCCCTCACTGCAGCAGGGCCTTCGCCGACCGCTCCAACCTGCGGGCCCACCTGCAGACACACTCAGACACCAAGAAGTATCGGTGTAAGCGCTGCGCCAAGACCTTCTCCCGCATGGCGCTCCTGGCGCGGCATGAGGAAGCTGGTTGCTGTGCGCCCTGA